The following nucleotide sequence is from Anguilla rostrata isolate EN2019 chromosome 3, ASM1855537v3, whole genome shotgun sequence.
GCTGAAAGTAGAGGCCTTCATCAGGGTGACACCAGATAAAATTTTATAGCTAGAATAATAACTGGTTTGATTGTATTTTCCAAATAAGACTTCACTGAGAATATCTACATCTGAAACTACAAGGCTCTGCCGTGTAATGCAGATGGTGCTTTAAGAGACTTAATGCTGGATGTCTttccaataaaaacacagaaaatctcGTTCTGCTTCgacttctctcttctctgtctctccatctcactctgtCACTCCCCGTTGCTGAGTTAACCTCAGCTCGTGTTACAGACTGATCAATacgaagagagacagagagggggaagccAGGAAGTAGGTTTAGATTGTTAGGTTTTATTAAGTTTGCATAGTGGTAGTGGTACTATACTGCATTGTACTGTTTCAATGTCTGGAACTGATGAAATATCCATTCGGTCATTGTATACAATTAATATATGCAATTTATAATTAAATGCTTAATGGTTCGCATAACAAAGAAGAATATGTGACTCTGCTCCTGTCTGCGTTCAacgtttatgtatgtgtgtgtgcgtgcgggggaccatgtgagtgagagggagcgTTGTTTCTGAGCCAAGATGTCCGAGTGCTGGGTTGCAGTTTCCCTCTGCTGCCTGTCGCAGCGATGGAGAGGGAACGATATGCTGACTGAGCAGCTGGACAAGTTGCTAGGACGCTTGTGTcatccctttccctctctgccaTTGTCCTATCTTTTGACCTATTTATTGTCCCCCAGCGCTTCCGCAGCTTTTAAGCACGTCTGCCTGTATACGGTTTGTAGACCTACCTGAAATAAAGCCCTTTTATCATCCCCGATCATATCAGTTGTGACAAGAGATTACAGACTCTCACCTAAGGAGACCCAGAAGGGTGGATGTAAACGCGCTAGTGCGCATGCTCGTACGCATAGGGAGTCTGCATCCGGCACCCGTGCGTGTGGGATTCCTATTCACAAGGTcaacacaggacacagcatgCTGTAGAATAGAAAAAGTCGTAGCACAGTACAGACTGCCATTCACCCATTACAGTTAGGTACAGTCACATTAGCTCAGCCCAAACCGTTCCTAGGATTAGAACTGCAGTTTTTAAAGCTGCAGTGTGCCTCTTAATCTTCACTGCAGTTAGGGTGTGAGGTGGAAGCTTTAGCCGGGACAGAGACCTCTCATTATTGGGGTGGCTGCGTTAGCTCGTCACGTTTGCACTTTGGCAAAAATGAACTCATCCTTGTCATGCCGGCAAAGGGCCTTCAGCTCTGCTGATTGACAGAATGAATACGATGCggagaatggagggagggacggagagaaaATTGTCTTAGGCTGTCTGAGACAGTTCTGCTGATGGAAGCTGAATAGTTTGAGTGGCACTGAACGAGAGGcaaagtgttctgtgttctaGTTCCTTTGCATTTTCATGCACGCAGCCAtgtgttttatttgctgttgtgctgttgaCATTGCAATCTGTGGAGAGTCTTGCTTGgtattttatccattttaatGTCTTTGTTTAGCTGATTTGTTTATtagtcaaatttttttttaatgagaaaaatgtgttgGGAGTTGCCATAGCATGCATGGATTGTGAAAGTCAGTATTTGGCCTGATGCCGTTGTGTAGAGACTTCCTCTGACCTCTTACCCACACGAGCATGGCAGCTTTAAATGGTCTTTctgattaatattttatcagTAATATTGTCAAGCATTCTTTGGCTATGGGCAGGGTGAAAAGTACTCATGAAAACCTGTAAGATGATTTTATACCCACGCTCTGATTATCTGCGTccttccctgtctctgtgtctgtctgtccttccaTCTCAGTTAGTTAAATATGTTCCTGTAATCGATAGCCTGCAGAGATCCTGCTGTTGCGTTGAGCACATAGAAGTGCTCATTAAATACGGTAAACTCCAGTTTCAGCCAATAACCATCAGTCTGAACAGTGCCTTACACCAGTGCAGAAATTCACAGCCTGTAGCCAGAGCAGGAGTGTACGCGttcatgtgtgagtgcgtgcgtgcatgtgtgtgtgcatgcttgtgttcgTGCACGCGTGCGTAAGCTGTGTTTCTCACTCGGCAAGAGAGCCGCTGCTCAGCAGATAAACAGTGCGATGTGATGAGAGTTTATTATGTATATTGGGTAGTGGGTGGCTGCACGACTTCGTTCTGCCTGTGTCTTGCTCGCTCTGTTTGGTTGTTCAGTCAGGGATTCTGTCCCGACGCTTTCGTGCTCCTCCATGCGCTCGGCCCGGCGTGAGGGCGCCCCCCCTGTCTCCGGCCCGTCCTGCTGCTGGCTGCTGTCGACAGTCAGGCCATATGGCTGCAGCGCCACGAGCTGACACTGGGGCAGACGGTGGCAGCAGAGAGCGCCTGCTTTCCTGGCTGATTGCTATGTAACTGAACATCTTAATGCGTCCACTTCCCCAtcattacagtgcattttaaCTGGAGCTTGGCTTACACACAGGAAATGTCTTCACTCTTCTAGAGGCACTGAGGGAATAGTCTGCTCCATTTACAGTCAACGGGAGTTTTCCTTCCACAACCAGGGATAAATacagttttgttattgttatttagtTGTTTATTAGTTGGTCATTATGGTGATGTATAATGATAATTGTTTACAGATTTCATATGAATGTGTTGTTATAGGTATGTaatgaaatagaaaaatgattgaaatgtttttgggCTTGAGAATGAACCCAGCAATAATGCTTTGTCTTTctgcctgtctttctctcctcttccttccttTTCATTCTTGGCTGACCCTGGAATGAACATCCAAATTTCCTTCATTTCCTCATGAACGCCACCCCATTTCCATGTCCTCATGCCCTTTTCCTTATATGTTTACCCACTCACTCCTCGCTTTCCCTGACCTCTTCTGTTCTCCTCTTTCCCCCGtttcttttctcctcttccctccattCCACTGTGACCATTCTCTCTGCCCCCTGCTCCTGGCCTTTGTGTGTGCCCCTCTTCctgtctgccctctctctctctctgtcctgtctccTCATGCTGTTCCTCTGCTCGCTTCCTGCTTCCCGTTTCctgccctttgaccttttgTCTCCGCCCCTCTTCCCCCCGCCGCAGCAGCGTCCTCTGAAGCAGTCTCTGACGGGCTCCCTGTGCCGGGAGTCGCACTGGAAGTGCCTCCTGCTGACGCTGCTCATGTACGGCTGCTTCTGCACGCTGGCCTGGTGCGCGCTGTGCCGCGTGCCCGTCCTGGCGCCCGAGGACCCCGGCGGGGCCTACCACTACGGGGAGCGGGCGCGCCTCCAGCACGACAGCCCCTGCTCCAGCGGCTACGTCTACATCCCGCTGGCCTTCCTGGCCATGCTCTACGTGGTCTACCTGGTGGAGTGCTGGCACTGCTACTCCAAGACGGCCACGCTGGCGCAGGCGGAGGTGGCCGAGGTCTACGAGCGCGTGCAGCGGCTGCAGCAGGCCACGCCCTGCATCTGGTGGAAGGCCATCAGCTACCACTACGTGCGGCGGACGCGGCAGGTCACCCGCTACCGCAACGGGGACGCCTACACCACCACGCAGGTGTACCACGAGCGGGTGAACACGCACGCCGCCGGCTCCGAGTTCGACTACGCGCGGCACGGCGTGAAGGACGTGTCCAAGCAGCtgctggggctgctggagcACCCGGCCGTGCGGCTGCGCTTCACCAAGTGCTTCAGCTTCGCCAGCGCCCGCGCCGAGGCCGCCTACCTCACCCAGCGCGCCCGCTTCTTCGGCGACAACGAGGGCCTGGACGACTACATGGAGGCGCGGGAGGGCATGCACCTGAAGAACGTGGACTTCCGCGAGCACATGCTGGCCTTCCCGGACCCGGCGCGGCCGCCCTGGTTCGCCCGCCGCCGCGTCTTCTGGCTGGCGTCGGCGCTGCTGCTCTCCTGGCCGCTGCGCGTGGTGGCGGAGTACCGGACGGCCTACGTCCACTACCACGTGGAGAAGCTGTTCGGCGACAGCGAGGAGCCCCGGGACGGCGGCGAGACGGGGAAcgagagcggcggcggcgggggcggcggaggAGGGGTGGGCTCCAGCTACCGCGCCATCTCGCGCGTCAACACGGTGGACATGACGGAGCTGGAGTGGCACATCCGCTGCAACCAGCAGATGGTGCCCAGCTACTCCGAGGCCCTGCTGATGGACCTGGACTCGGGCGCCAACCCCCCGCCGCCGGCCAACGCTGGCAACGCCGCCGCCCTCGGCGCCGGCTACTTCCTCCAGAGCTGCCCCCGCTGCCGCCGGTCCTCCAGCAGCACCTCGCTCCCCTCGCGCATCCGGGGCAGCGTGGCcctgggcggggccagcgcGCTGATGAACGGCACGGTGGCGGGCATgcgggccggcggcggcggggggggaagGCTGGTCCTGAGCCGGAGCGGCTTCTCGCTGGGGGGGCGACTCCAGGCCTCGCGCCCCACCTGCCTGTTCCACTCTCTCAGCAtgggcgggggggtcgggggcagggggggcgacgagggcggcgggggcgggttCCTGGGCCTGGGGGGCCGGCAGGACGAGGAGAGCAGGGGCGTGCTGGAGGGAGACGGGGATGACgacgagggagaggaggaggtgggagagagggaggaggaggaggagcaggagcaggaaggAGACGGGGAAGAggccagggagggggagagagacagaccgcCAGCCTATCAGGATGCTTTCTTCTTTCctgtgcttattgtgcacggGGAGGAGAGCTGCCATGGAGGAGTGGGGAtatgagagggagaaagacctagatagagggagagaaagagaggggaagagaagagagagaggtaaaggtGGATaatgaaaaggagagagaagtcAGAGCAGAAGAGGTTAAACCTTAGGTTAAACCTAAGAGAGCACAGTGCCAGAGTAAGGGAGAGAAATCAAAGGCTATTCAGAGACGATTGTAAGGACTGTGGGGGGAGGCAGTTAAACCGACagtttcttccaaaattattctcacccttgataaagatgaacatGGTAAGacttcatgaaataaaaaaatcagattactGAGATATATTTCAGTAAGTAGAAGATGGTCTGCCTTGATAATGATTCAGTGGAATAAGTCAAAATAACACTTTTCTCaaattgtacattaatttcCCAAGAAACCGCACATGTTCACACTCCTTTACTTTTTGCACCCTCCCTTCGTATGGATAACATTACAGAGTAATCTTTAatagtgttttatgagattaatGAACATATTCCATTGGGGTCTTTGACCATTCTTCCATCCAGAATATTTCAAGATCCTGCATATCCTTCAGGTCTGCACTTGCGGACTGCCCTCTTCAATTCAAAAGATTCAATTCTTCAGTTTAGACCGGGTTCAAGTCCGGGAACTGAGATGGCTATTACATAACTGCAATATAGTGGCCAGTTATTGGATGATTTTGAGgtatgtttggggtcactgTCTTGCTGTAAGGTTCATTTGCAGCCAAGTTTGAGTTTCCTGGCAGAGGGAACCAGGTTTGGCCAAAACGGTACTTCCTGGAGTTCATGATTCCATTGACCTTAGCCAGAGCCCCAGGCCCCAAGTAGATGCAAgacaaccaaaaaccaaaacatcaGACATCTATCACCTCATTTCATCATAGGTATGGcttttatttcaacaaaattGTTCTAATGAGAAAACCATCACTGGTATGAATGGCCAAAaagctcagttttgttttaaTCTTTCAGCAAACCCCATATAATTTATCATTGATGGCCCTCAACAGTGGCTTTTTGTACATGGGTTGTACAATGTTGCCTCTTTTTTCACACCAAAGTGAAAAAGGAATCATGGGAGACCACCACCATTGAGTTGAACTTTGAAAAAGTGCATGTTAATATTGAATAGGCTtgttaagttttatttaaaataatgattatgGGCGTGAACAACAGTGACATAAAGTTTTCTCTCTAATGAACCGTGTTagtataaaagaaaaatggctttaaaatctttatcaagggtgtgaatacTTTTGGAGTGCACTGCAGCTAGATATCACGGCAGGAGTACGttatattaattttcttttccgCACTATTACCTTCTGTTTATGAGAGAAGGGTGAGAACGATGGAGAATCAGATCATTCTGCCTTTTTCTTCCAGTGCGTGCCTGTCTTCCAGCTAACTGAAGCGGAGCACAGACAGCTCAGAGCTGTCCCTGACTCTGAAGCTGTTCAGgaatgtctttttatttttcggGAGCCAAAAATCAGCTCTGTTgcctttattttagttttgtggAAGGAACTATCGGACATTGTCCCTCGGAATCGCTACAAAGCAGAGGAACACGTTTGGATttttctctcccgctctctgtctctctctctctcagaatagttctctcacacaaaaaacaaaaaacaaaacaaaagccgAGTTCTCATATCACATCAGGAAAACTCATGGACTGCTTTCCGCCATCATCACGATCCGCTGCAttctcaaaacacaaaatgagtgTCTCATAAAAGCGCATGTGATCAGTAAAGTGTGCGCGATCTGCCAGGGTCTACAATCATATTTACCTCTGTTGCATTTCATTACGTCAAAAGgaccgcagcagcagcagcagcag
It contains:
- the LOC135251543 gene encoding transmembrane protein 151A — translated: MGDRERMQGVTGTAEAPNISGGGREEQRPLKQSLTGSLCRESHWKCLLLTLLMYGCFCTLAWCALCRVPVLAPEDPGGAYHYGERARLQHDSPCSSGYVYIPLAFLAMLYVVYLVECWHCYSKTATLAQAEVAEVYERVQRLQQATPCIWWKAISYHYVRRTRQVTRYRNGDAYTTTQVYHERVNTHAAGSEFDYARHGVKDVSKQLLGLLEHPAVRLRFTKCFSFASARAEAAYLTQRARFFGDNEGLDDYMEAREGMHLKNVDFREHMLAFPDPARPPWFARRRVFWLASALLLSWPLRVVAEYRTAYVHYHVEKLFGDSEEPRDGGETGNESGGGGGGGGGVGSSYRAISRVNTVDMTELEWHIRCNQQMVPSYSEALLMDLDSGANPPPPANAGNAAALGAGYFLQSCPRCRRSSSSTSLPSRIRGSVALGGASALMNGTVAGMRAGGGGGGRLVLSRSGFSLGGRLQASRPTCLFHSLSMGGGVGGRGGDEGGGGGFLGLGGRQDEESRGVLEGDGDDDEGEEEVGEREEEEEQEQEGDGEEAREGERDRPPAYQDAFFFPVLIVHGEESCHGGVGI